A genome region from Desulfurobacterium atlanticum includes the following:
- a CDS encoding SagB/ThcOx family dehydrogenase, with protein sequence MNRCLKYHLDTVHTYESIRKPHFINWNDYPSPFKVYNTTSFKLPPFPTENSLPFLKAFFNGEESLSSQFLSFEEISALCFAMNGITKIETFGTEPFMFRSAPSAGALYPFELYLFIKRLSVPDGIYHYQPLNHSLELLSEGDYSKELESIFCIELNSNILPIISFIHPRSAWKYRKRAYRYCLLDCGHLLFNGLIYLKSIKKPAAVISQFCDAKANSFMNFDKTEFVAAAINIGSTKRKNFSTSITPIKFPSSSQIAQNPIILKEIAETHTEGNISSCKDVEPIHLKSSTSKVDIDTASLAVNRTIFKRRSRRNFTAEFLEEKFFYLTVRALNTHINSDWKSRINALIIATNIKNIPDGIYRITDKEAVLLSCGNFSEEIAYLSLGQSFLSRANLNIIFCADLVNSTCHNYREILLEAGIKGEIIYLLAESKNLGACGVGAFFDIDLKEFLNLKAEEYPVYIVSIGTI encoded by the coding sequence ATGAACAGATGTTTAAAGTACCATTTAGATACCGTTCACACCTATGAAAGTATAAGAAAACCTCATTTTATAAATTGGAACGATTATCCATCGCCTTTTAAAGTATATAACACTACCAGCTTTAAACTTCCACCTTTTCCCACTGAAAACTCTTTACCGTTTTTAAAAGCCTTTTTTAATGGTGAAGAAAGCTTATCATCTCAATTCCTTTCCTTTGAAGAAATTTCGGCACTATGCTTTGCAATGAACGGAATAACAAAGATTGAAACGTTTGGCACAGAACCTTTCATGTTTAGAAGCGCTCCATCGGCCGGAGCTTTATATCCTTTTGAACTATATCTTTTTATCAAAAGACTTTCTGTTCCTGACGGAATATACCATTATCAACCTTTAAACCACTCCCTTGAACTGTTATCTGAAGGAGACTATTCAAAAGAACTTGAATCCATATTTTGCATAGAATTAAATTCAAACATACTTCCTATAATATCCTTTATCCATCCAAGAAGTGCATGGAAATATAGAAAAAGAGCTTACAGATACTGTCTTCTTGATTGTGGACATTTACTGTTTAACGGTCTTATATATCTTAAAAGTATCAAAAAACCAGCTGCAGTAATTTCGCAATTTTGTGATGCCAAAGCAAACAGCTTTATGAACTTTGATAAAACAGAATTTGTAGCTGCGGCTATAAATATTGGTAGCACGAAAAGAAAGAATTTTTCAACTTCAATAACGCCTATAAAATTTCCGTCTTCTTCCCAAATAGCTCAAAATCCAATAATTCTTAAAGAAATAGCAGAAACTCATACTGAGGGCAACATCTCTTCCTGTAAAGATGTGGAGCCGATTCATCTAAAATCATCAACATCAAAAGTAGATATAGATACAGCTTCCCTGGCTGTAAATAGGACTATTTTTAAAAGAAGGTCAAGAAGAAACTTTACAGCTGAATTTTTGGAAGAGAAATTTTTCTATCTTACAGTTAGAGCTTTAAACACACATATCAATTCAGACTGGAAAAGCCGCATAAATGCACTCATTATAGCAACCAATATTAAAAATATACCTGACGGTATCTACAGAATAACGGATAAAGAAGCTGTTCTTCTGTCCTGTGGGAACTTTTCAGAAGAGATTGCCTATCTTTCTCTCGGGCAATCTTTTCTGTCAAGGGCAAACCTGAACATAATTTTCTGTGCAGATCTGGTAAATTCTACATGTCATAATTATAGAGAAATTCTTTTAGAAGCGGGAATAAAAGGGGAAATTATTTACCTTCTTGCTGAAAGTAAGAATTTAGGAGCATGCGGAGTGGGAGCTTTCTTTGATATTGATTTAAAGGAATTTTTAAATTTAAAGGCAGAAGAATATCCCGTTTACATAGTAAGCATTGGAACTATTTAA
- a CDS encoding DUF2202 domain-containing protein — protein sequence MKKVLTGIIGSLIVAGGLTSYSAAANKTVSTMPGRGPAYISTLSKEPLSVREKRDLLFMREEEKLARDVYQSLYEMWNIPVFRNIAKSEQRHMDMIKLLIDKYGLQDPVEITGDKRGVFKNKRLQSLYRKLVKKGSKSLIDALEVGATIEDLDIKDLHEALKDTDNQDIRAVYQNLMKGSRNHMRAFTRILRRYGIEYKPQYISEKEYLSIVNSKHEIGVVYSGNGKAVNPFQIITLEGKIIKVYQRKGYGNRKVVWWAAKVKTDSGNIEVAIAPVWLYSSIDLKIGEKVTVTGYVPPFWRINNINGIMACTIETEKGVKYNLRDCNRFNKRLRFNR from the coding sequence ATGAAAAAAGTTTTAACAGGAATCATAGGGAGTTTAATAGTTGCTGGTGGTCTAACATCCTACTCTGCTGCAGCAAATAAAACTGTCTCAACAATGCCTGGAAGAGGACCGGCATACATAAGCACTCTATCTAAAGAACCTCTATCTGTAAGAGAAAAAAGAGATCTTCTCTTCATGAGAGAAGAGGAAAAACTTGCAAGAGATGTATATCAGAGTCTTTACGAAATGTGGAACATACCTGTATTTAGAAACATAGCTAAATCTGAACAGCGACACATGGATATGATAAAACTGTTGATTGACAAATATGGTCTTCAAGATCCTGTTGAAATCACAGGGGATAAAAGAGGAGTTTTTAAAAACAAAAGGTTGCAATCCCTTTACAGAAAGCTTGTAAAAAAAGGGAGTAAATCTCTTATAGATGCCCTTGAAGTAGGAGCAACGATAGAAGACCTTGATATTAAAGATTTACACGAAGCTCTTAAAGATACTGACAACCAGGATATAAGAGCTGTATATCAAAACCTTATGAAAGGTTCAAGAAACCACATGAGAGCGTTTACTCGCATTCTTCGCAGATACGGAATTGAATATAAGCCACAATATATTTCAGAAAAAGAGTATCTATCAATAGTCAACTCAAAACATGAAATCGGCGTTGTTTACTCAGGAAACGGAAAGGCTGTAAATCCCTTCCAGATAATTACTTTAGAAGGAAAAATAATAAAAGTTTATCAGCGGAAAGGATACGGAAATAGAAAAGTTGTATGGTGGGCGGCAAAAGTGAAAACAGATAGTGGAAATATAGAAGTGGCAATTGCACCTGTATGGCTTTACTCATCAATAGACCTTAAAATCGGTGAGAAAGTCACCGTAACAGGGTATGTGCCACCTTTCTGGAGAATAAACAACATTAACGGAATAATGGCATGCACGATAGAAACAGAAAAAGGCGTAAAATATAACCTGAGAGATTGCAACCGATTTAACAAAAGGTTGAGATTTAACAGATAA
- a CDS encoding aminotransferase class IV gives MEKFGIFETVRVENGKAVFISYHYERLRKSAVSLDIPFSISLEKFNSVVEKECGDGLNLVKFVLYHDGNFTVSTRECFVPKEVSLTFDFSVRRKKDFLSDFKTLSIYDSLYALLKAKNKGFDEVVLLDTSGFVSETAFANIFFLKNGVVFTPSLETGCLPGTRREIVIEILKEMGVPVIEGFFKPEFLLSAEEAFITSARYDVVRVSYIDGKKFKVEGISFTDRVKKVIERLKFLK, from the coding sequence GTGGAAAAGTTTGGAATTTTTGAAACAGTGAGAGTTGAAAACGGCAAAGCTGTATTTATCTCGTATCACTATGAAAGACTTAGAAAAAGTGCTGTTTCCCTTGATATTCCTTTTTCTATTTCTTTAGAAAAATTTAATAGTGTTGTAGAAAAAGAATGCGGAGATGGATTAAATCTTGTAAAATTTGTTCTATACCATGACGGTAATTTTACCGTATCAACAAGGGAATGTTTTGTTCCAAAAGAAGTTTCTCTTACCTTTGATTTTTCCGTAAGAAGGAAAAAAGACTTTCTCTCCGATTTTAAAACTTTGTCAATTTACGATTCTCTTTATGCTTTATTGAAAGCTAAAAATAAAGGATTTGATGAGGTTGTTCTCCTTGATACCAGCGGCTTTGTTTCTGAAACCGCATTTGCCAATATCTTTTTCCTAAAAAACGGTGTGGTTTTTACTCCATCACTTGAAACCGGCTGTCTTCCTGGCACTCGCAGAGAAATAGTGATTGAAATTTTGAAAGAGATGGGAGTTCCTGTAATAGAGGGATTTTTTAAACCTGAATTTCTCCTGTCTGCTGAAGAAGCTTTTATTACAAGTGCCAGATATGATGTTGTAAGAGTTTCTTATATAGATGGTAAAAAGTTTAAAGTTGAGGGAATATCTTTTACAGATAGAGTTAAAAAGGTGATAGAAAGATTAAAATTTCTTAAATAG